A window of Lysobacterales bacterium genomic DNA:
ATGCCGCTGGAATCCTCGGCCCAGTGACGCTCCGCCGCGACCAGCGCCGGCACCACCTCGACGTCCGCGGGCTTGTGCAGCAGCAGGGTCATGGGCTCCGACGGCGCAGCCGCGGCGTCCAGGTCCACCTGCACACGCTCGCTGCTCACCGGGTGCTCGGGACGATCAATCACTTCGCCGTCAACGCTGACGCAGCCACTTTCGACATAGCGCTCGGCCTGGGCACGCGAGCAGCCGGTCAGCTCGATGACGCGTTTGGACAGGCGAATCGGCTCGGACATGGAGGGAGACCAGAAGAAACGGCCGGCAGTGTAGGACAAGGCAGAACCCGCCAGTGCGGCCCCGCGACATGAAGGGTGAGGACTGCAGAAACTTGCCGAGCCCCGCCCGTCAAGCCAACGCGGATCGAGTCGGGCACAGGAGCTATTCGTCCTGCCCGCTGAATCTGCGCGCCCGAGGCCCAGCCTTTTCCCGTACCAAACAGCGGCCTGGACGCTTGCCCCTCGCCCAGGCTCAAGGGCCCCGGCCTCGCGAATCCTTCTGCTCGAGAGCCAGCGGACGCAGCAAACCGATCACCAGCGGCAGCAGACGGATCAGACCGGAGGTGGCGGCCCGCGAGCGCGCTGACAGGCAAACGCCCGCCGTCGCAGCGCCCAGCGTGGCAGCCGCGCCACACCACAGCAGTGGATGCTCGCGCACCGAAGGCCGCAGCCGCGCCGAAAGCTCGATCGCAGCGACCTGCAGCAGAGCGCGAGCCGGGTGGCGCAGAACATCCGCATCCAAGGCTTCGACCACGATGGATGTCAGCGCAGCCGGCACCGCTCGATCAGACGAGCTGAACGTGCCGGCAGCCGCCGTCGCATCGGCGGATCGAAGTGCAAGGAAGAGTGTGTGGCGCGCGACTGCGAGACGCTGCACGGCGGCGTCGATCGCGACGCGGGGCTCTTCGCGGAGGTCGCTCATTGTTCGCGCTCGTGTTTCGCAGGTGCGAGGAGTGCGCGATCCAACGCCGCCTGCGCTCGCAGCGCCGCAAACATGGGCGGGCGCTGTCGGCGGCGTTCAATCAGCCAGACAGCCAGAGAAAGCAGCAGCGGCAGCGCTGCAACCGCTGCCATCTGCGCGTGGGGCACGGGCTCGGGCAAGGCCAGCGCCAGCAGCACACTGACGCCCGACAGAATCGATCCGACGGCAAGCCCCAAGCACACCAGAAACTGTCGGAGAAGGCGCTCGCGCAGGGATTGCGCCTCCGTCTCAAGCTCCGCCCTGATCAGATCGCCGTAAGCCGCCAGATGCTCGGCAAGAAGCTGCGGCTGCTCGATCGTCAGCCGCAGCAAGGGAGGCAGTCGAGTCATGATCCAGCACTGCCCGGCAGCATGCGATCAGCGTTCGCTGGCACTGGCACGCGCAAGCAGTCGTAGCAGCAGCATGAGGCTCGCGCCAAGGCCAGCCGCCAGCATCAAGGACTGCAGCGGACGCGTGCGCACAAAGGCAGCGCTCGCCTCCTGAAGGCCGATGGCCTGCTCACCCACGCGGCGCGCCGAATCGCGGGCCATCGCTTCCACGGAGCCGGTGAACTCGTTGAACGCCGGTCGCACATCGGCTCGCACCTGGCCGACATCTTCAATCAGCGCGTCGAGCGCTGGACGGGCGGGAGAATTCGGTGACTCATGGACGCGCTCACTGGCGCGGGCAAAAGTGTCACCGCGAGCATCAGGCTTTGCGGTGACGGTGGCGGTGACGGGTGCGGGAGTCATGGGCGGGTTCCTCACGTTGGGACCATTGGCGATCGGGAAGAAAGGGGAGTGGCGAGCACAGCTGCGCGGGGTCGCTGACGGTGAGCCCGGAAGAGCACCGAGCAGAGAGAGCGCAGAAGCAGGTTGCGCGCCTCCCCGGAGGCGCGTCGGTTCGTCACCGCACAGTTCAATCAAAGAATCTTCAACGTTACCGGCGCACCGCCTTGAACCTGCGTGGGCTGCCGAACAGACGCGGCCGGCCCTGCTCGATCAGGCTGCCCATCGGTGGCCACTGCAGCACAGAGCAGGCCCATCGATCCCAGCCAGCGCAGAAGGAGCCCGCCATGAACTACGAACAACGCGACCCGTACGGCATCTACCGCACCTCCACCACGAACATCGGCGGCCCCGCCCAAGCGCATGGGCCGGGTCCACACCTGATGGGCGCGGAGACCCTGATCGGCAACGACGTCTACAACGCCGCGGGCGAGCACCTCGGCGATGTCAAGGAAATCATGCTGGACATGCGCAGTGGCCACGTCAGCTACGCCGTGCTGTCCTTCGGCGGATTCCTGGGCGTGGGCGAGAAACTGTTCGCTGTGCCCTGGGAGGCGCTCAGACTGGACACGCAGGAGAAGCGCTTCGTTCTCGACGTGAGCAAGTCGAAACTCGAAAGCGCGCCCGGGTTCGATCGCAACCACTGGCCAGACATGGCCGATACGACCTGGCAGAGCCGTATCCACAGCTACTACGTGAAGCCGGCAGGTGGATCCAAGCCGGTCAACTAGGTCAACACGAATCAAGCACAGACGCGCTCGATCGGCGAGCGCGTCGTCCCTGGCGCGCGGCAGCGCTGAACGCCCCCTCCCCCGGGGCGCCAGCCGCACGGACATCCGCAAGGAAGCGGCATTCGAGCGGCTGGCGTTCGCGCGCTCAGCGCGCGCTCGCTGAGCGAGCGACCGGCCGACCTCGATACACGGGCTGGTCGGCCAAGGCCAGAAGCTGAGCATCCTCCTGCGTATCGCCGTAGGCATGCACTTCGCCATACCTCGCGATGTCGATGCGCTCGCGCACGCGACGCGCCTTCTCCGGGCCCACGCACTGCGCGCCCGCGAACGCGCCGGTGCAGCGGCCGTCCAGCGCTTCGAGCTCGGAGCACAGCACCTCAAGCCCCTGCCCCGCCGCCCACGGCCGCAGGTAGACGCCGAGCCCGCCAGACACGATCACCACGCGATCGCCGCGCTCGCGATGCCAGGCCAAGCGCGTCATCGCCTCGCGCCGCATCAGGCCGGGCAAGACCGTCTCGGCGAAGTGCGCACCGGCCTGCTCCAGAGCATCAACGGCTGCGCCCTCGAACCCCAGCCGCACGATCGCCGCGCGCAGATGCGTGCCCGACACCCAGCGCAGCCGATAGCCCAGGACCAGCGGCCAGAGCCGCAGCCAGCCGGCGAGAAGCCGAGACTTCGGCAGCACGCGCTTGACGAACAGCGGAAAGGTTTCGCAGGTGGTCAGGGTGCCGTCGAAATCGAAGAGGGCGAGGTCGGGGCGGGTGGGCATGATGCGAAACAGTCTATCGGCGAACGAAGGCCAAACGAGCCGCTTCCTGCCCAAGGGCCAAGCAGCCGCCACTGGCCTACACTGCCTCGCGGCATGAAGACATTTGGGCATCGCTGATGGCTGATCAGAATCCTCCCGACGCGACTGAGCTTGGTTGCCGGGTGAGCCCTCGGTTGGCCCCTGGTCCTTCGCGACCTGCACCCCGCCCCGGTCCGGGTGCGCTCCGAAAATGCGCCGCAAGCGCGATGCTGCCTGCCATGCGACAATCCGCGGCTCTTTCCACCCCAACCAAGGACCCCGCAATGAAGCTGGCCCGTCTGCGTCGCCGTCGCAATCGCCTCCGCCGCGATCTGCGTTCCCGCGGCAAGCTCTGATTTCTGATGCACCACCCGCCGGCGCTGTGCGTCGGCGGGCTGCAGCCCGCGAGCCGGGCGCAGCCCCACGATGGCGCGTGTTCGCTTTCGCTGTCGTCGAGCGCACCTCGATCCTGGCCAGAACGGCAGCGGATCCCGCTCCAGCACCTCTCTCACGCGCTCCTGCAGCGTTGCGCAAGCCCGATCGACCGTCTCGGTTGAGAACCCGACCCCAGCTCCCCAAACGTGCGCCTGTGCAATCGGGTGTGCTTTCCGAATGCTCGGGCTGCCGAGAGATGCAGGCTCCCATGCCGGCCTTGGAGGGTTTCCAGCGCTGACCTCTTTTCCAGCGCTGACCTCTGCGGCGACGACAGTTCGCCCTCAAGGAGCGTCAGCACTCGGCCGCAAGCGCCCGAGGCCAGACCCCGAATCCTCGGGCCGAGCGTGCCCAGCGCGAACGCATCCACGCCGAAGCAAGCCTCCCGGCCAAGACTCACGCGGAACGCGAACCCGGGCAACGGGAGACATTGGCTGTGCCGAAGGCATGACAGCCTCAAGGACAGGCGATGCCGGGAGGACGACCGAGCCGCTGCAGCTGAAGCCGGGTCTCGCCATCCACGCCGGACAAGGTTGCAGTCGCCGAATCGCAGCCATTGAAGCGAAGCTGCAGCACGCCCCAATCGCTGCGCTGGATAGCCGCGGGATCGAGCGCGTTGAAGCGCCCGCCGGTGACCCTTTGCAGCGGAATGTTCAAGGTCTGTCCGAAGCTGGGATGACCGCTATGGGCGCCAGTGAGGAACAGGTTCTCTCCTGAGTCGCGGTGACCGAAGAACATGACGGTGAACACTCCACCCTCGATCCAGCCGAACTGGAAGCCCTGACCGCTGGTGGCCGGCTCGTACCAGAGCCCTCCCAGCGCCACGGGATTACTGGGCTGTACGGACGATGCTCCAGCGAGTTCGACCCGGCTGACCGTCATGCCGATTGTTCCGCCTTCGTAGACGGGATGCGCTGCAAACACGGCATCACGGCCCACTTCAAGGCTGTTGTAATCGCCCAGGAACTGCAGCGGCTGCCCATAGGGCGCCCAGCGGGTGACTGCGGAAGGAATCGGATTCGCACTCAGGCGGGTGCGCTTCCAGGTAACGCCGCCATCTTCGCTGCGCGCATACCACACATGCACATCGGCAGACGGCCGCTGATCGGCCTGCGGCCCGGTGCCGGATTCGTAGTACATCAGATGCAGGTGCCCGAAGGCATCGACATCGATCCAGGGCATGAACTGATCGGAGAACGCCTCCATACCGACCGTCAGGTTGCGAGCCGGCCCCCAGGTGCGGCCACCGTCTTCGGACACCCGCATCAGGACATCGAGATCCTGATCGCGCGGATCGCCCGGCCGACGGGCCGTCACGTCATGCAGCACTGCAAACAAGCGACCGTCGACGGGCGACTGCGCAACAACGATGGCAGGCGCGGTGCGGAAGTTGCCCGGCGTAGCATCGCCCGTGATGTCGTCGAGACTTCCAAAGAAATCGTGGAGGCTGGCCGGACGCGACAGGAAATTCTCGGAGTCTCCGAAGACGAACAGGGCCTGCGCGGAGCGCGCGGGCTGACCGCTGGCCAGACCGAGATAGCTCACGAAAAGTCGACCGTCGTCCAGCACCGTCGGCTGCAGAAGATTCAGCACATGCTGGATCCGCGTCGGCGCGGACCAGGTCTCGCCGCCATCCCGGCTGGCGCGGACGCCTCGGACGTCAGTGAGGTAGATCACCGACCGACCTTGAGTATCCCAACCCGCGGCCAGCCAACCCTTGTCCAAGCTGCGGTTACCGGTATCGGGCTGCTCGAGCAAGCGACCGGGCCCCATCCGATCGCGCACGCCCGCATCGGTCCTCGATGCCCACAGGGTGTGCCTGATGTTCCCCCCCGAAACAAGCGGATCCGCAATCAGCTTGACCAGCACCAGGCGGTCGCTGGCGGGGTCGCACTCCAGTGTCGGATCAAAATGAATCGCCCTGGGCACATCGCTGAAGCTCGTGGGTACCCGTTCGAACACCCGACCGCCATCGGAGCTGTAGGCCAGGGCCAGCCGGGTCTCGGTGAACCCATCCTCCAGCTGTCGGCCGGTCATCCAGGTCGCATAGAGGCCTTCCGGGCGCCCGTCGCGCGCTGGAACGTACTTGAGCTGGACCTCGTAGTTCTGAACCCGCGGGTCAGGCACGTCAAGACGCGTCTGGCTCACCCGCAGCTCGCTTTCCGCGAGCGCACTGGTGCTGGACAGATGCGCCTGGGGCACACGCTCGGGCACGCCCTGATAGGTCTTTCCGTAGGGAATTGGACTGGCGACGGGGCCGAACTGAGGGCGCAATGAGCCCGGTGCGGAGCAGGCGGAAAGCGAGAGTGCGAATACGATCGCACAGCACAATGGACGCATTGCTGCGACATCCTTGTCGCTGGGAGCGCTAACAATAGCAGGAGCGCTTCGGTCGCACGCAGGATCAACTGTGCGCTCGGCGGCGCTTTCGTCACTGCACGTTCGCGAACCGAAGTTGGCCCGCTGCAGCCGCTGAGTTTCTCGCGTGTGCACTGGTCGCACTTCGGCGGCGGCGAAGCCGTTCGGCCGTCGCGGGTCAAGGCCTTGAACAGCCTCCTCAAGCGAGCAGACACGCCGACGGCGTGGCGCGGAAAGCCCGCATCCAGGCCATTGGAATCGGCACGCAGCCTGAAGAACGCCGCGCGCGAGCGCACTCACCGATTGGGCTGTATCCATGGCAGCACGCGGCGGAGGCTCAACTCCACACATTCGCTGATCGCGGCCCGCAGGCCGCAGACGCAGCCGAAGCGGTGCCGCCACGGCAAGCCCGAGCGGAACTTTGCGGTAGCTGGGTGCCTTCGAGTGCGCACAGGCCCTTGGCAGACACGCCCCGGTTGAACGCTCAGGCGGTACTGCCGTCCTTTCGGAAACGCGAGCGCAGCGAAGAACGACCGAGCTGACGTGGCCTCACACGTCGACGCGCTCGCCAGCACAGAGGCCGCTGGCGAGGGAAACGGGTAGCGGCCTCAACCCGTCATCCGTTCAAAGAAGCTCTTGACTCCATCCAGCCAGGAGCTGGCGCGCGGAGAGTGAGCGTGGGCATCGGCACCTTCGAAAGTGCTCTCGAACTCTTCCAGCAGCTCTTTCTGGCGCTTGGTCAGCTTGACCGGAGTCTCGACCACGACCTTGCAGAGCAGGTCGCCTTTGCTATGGCTGCGAACAGACTTGACGCCCTTGCCGCGCAGTCGGAACACCTTGCCGGTCTGGGTTTCCGCGGGGATCTTGACCACCGCCTCACCGTCCAGCGTCGGCACGGCGAGATCGGCGCCCAGCGCGGCCTGGCTGAAGCGGATGGGCACCTCGCAATAGAGGTCGTCGCCATCGCGCTGGAAGATCTCGTGTTCGCGCACGCGCACTTCGACATACAGATCCCCCGCAGCTGCGCCGGCGGGCCCAGCCTCGCCCTCACCGGCGAGGCGGATGCGATCACCCGTGTCGACGCCGGCGGGGATCTTCACCGCCAGGGTCTTCTCGGACTCGATGCGCCCTGCGCCGTGGCAGGTCTTGCAGGGGTTCTTGATGGTTTTCCCGCTGCCCGCGCAGTGCGGACAGGTCTGCTGGATGCTGAAGATGCCCTGCTGCATGCGCACCCGGCCGTGGCCGCCGCAGGTGCGGCAGGTTTCGACCACGCCGTCGGCCGAACCACTGCCGTCGCAGACGCGGCAGGCGACCACGGTGGGGATCTCGATTTCCTTTTCGACGCCGCCTACGGCCTCTTCGAGATCGAGATCGATCACGTAGCGCAGATCAGCGCCGCGGCGCGGCCCGCGCGAGCGGCCACCGCCGAAGATGTCGCCAAAGATGTCGCCGAAGATGTCCCCCATGTCGACACCGCCCGGACCGCCGCGGCCACCGCCCACGCCGCCTTCGAAGGCGGCGTGGCCATGCTGGTCGTACAGCCTGCGCTTCTGCGCATCGGCCAGCACCTCGTAGGCCTCCTTGGCCTCCTTGAACTTGGCCTCGGCTTCGGCGTCGTCCGGATTACGGTCCGGATGGAACTTCATCGCCAGCCGGCGATAGGCCTTCTTCAGGTCTTCGTCGGAGGCACTACGTTCAACGCCGAGGACTTGGTAGTAGTCGCGTTTTGACATGGGATTCGTGATTCGGGATTCGGGATTCGTGCTGCGTTGAACGGCGAGGCCGCAGCAAACGCCGCGGCCTCGATCCAGCCTCTAGGGTTGGGAGTGACGGGCTCTAGCGAATCCCGAATCCCCGATCCCCAATCCCGGACTCACTTCTTGTCGTCCTTGACCTCGGTGAACTCGGCATCGACCACATCGTCGTTGCGTGCCGATCCTCCGGTCTGCGCCTGCGGACCCGGGCCGGCCTGGCCGGCCGCGGCGGCCGCCAGCGGCTGCGCGGCTTCTTCCAGCGCCTTGGTCTTGGCTTCGATCTGGCCCTTGTCGTCGCCCTTCATGGCTTTCTCAAGATCGGACAGCGCGGCTTCGATGCGGCCGATGGCTTCACCGCCAACCTTGTCGCCGTGGTCCTTGATGGCGGCGCGAGTCGTGTGGATCAATGCGTCGGCCTGGTTGCGGGCGCCGACCAGCTCGTGGAACTTCTTGTCTTCCTCGCGGTTGGCCTCGGCGTCGGCAACCATGCGCGCGATCTCGTCCTCGGACAGGCCCGAGCCCGCCTTGATCTCGACGCGCTGCTCCTTGCCGGTTTTCTTGTCCTTGGCGCTGACGTGCAGGATGCCGTTGGCGTCGATATCGAAGCTCACTTCCACCTGCGGCATACCGCGCGGCGCGGACTCGATGCCGGTGAGGTCGAACTTGGCTAGCGACTTGTTGTAGCGGGCCTGCTCGCGCTCGCCCTGCAGCACGTGCACGGTGACGGCCGTCTGATTGTCCTCGGCGGTGCTGAACACCTGCGAGGCCTTGGTCGGCACCGTGGTGTTCTTCTCGATCAGCTTGGTGAACACGCCGCCCAGGGTCTCGATGCCCAGGGAGAGCGGGGTGACGTCGAGCAGCAGCACGTCCTTGACCGCACCGGACAGCACGCCGCCCTGCACCGCCGCGCCGATCGCCACCGCTTCGTCGGGGTTGACGTCCTTGCGCGGCTCCTTGCCGAAGAACTCGGTGACCGCCGCCTGCACCTTGGGCATGCGGGTCTGGCCGCCGACCAGGATGACCTCGCTGATGTCGCTCATGCGCAGGCCGGCGTCCTTCATCGCGATCTTGCAGGGCTCGATGGTGCGCTTGACCAGGTCGTCGACCAGGGCTTCCAGCTTGGCGCGCGTGAGCTTGATGCTCAGATGCTTCGGGCCCGACGCATCCGCCGTGATGTAGGGCAGGTTGACTTCGGTCTGCTGGCTGGACGACAGCTCGATCTTGGCGCGCTCGGCGGCATCCTTCAGGCGCTGCAGGGCCAGCGGGTCCTTGCGCAGGTCGATGCCCTGGTCCTTCTGGAATTCCTCGACCAGATAGTCGATGACGCGCATGTCGAAGTCTTCGCCGCCCAGGAAGGTGTCGCCATTGGTGGCCAGCACCTCGAACTGCTTCTCGCCGTCGACTTCGGCGATCTCGATCACCGAGACGTCGAAGGTGCCACCGCCGAGGTCATAGACCACGATCTTGCGGTCGCCGCCCTTCTTGTCCAGACCATAGGCCAGCGCGGCTGCGGTCGGCTCGTTGATGATGCGCTTGACGTCGAGGCCGGCGATCTTGCCGGCGTCCTTGGTGGCCTGGCGCTGGCTGTCGTTGAAGTAGGCCGGCACCGTGATCACCGCTTCGGTGACCTTCTCGCCCAGGTAGTCCTCGGCGGTCTTCTTCATCTTGGCCAGCACTTCCGCGCTGATCTGCGGCGGCGCCATCTTGCGACCGTCGGCGGTGGCCACCCAGGCGTCACCGTTCTCGTGGCCGACGATGCCGTAGGGCACGAGGTCGATGTCTTTCTTCACTTCGGCATCGGTGAACTTGCGGCCGATCAGGCGCTTCACCGCGTAGAAGGTGTTCTTGGGATTGGTCACACCCTGGCGCTTGGCCGAGGCGCCGACCAGGGTTTCGCCGTCCTTGGTGAAGGCGACGATGGAGGGCGTGGTGCGATCGCCCTCCGAGTTTTCGATGACCTTCGCCTGGCCGCCTTCCATGACCGCCACGCAGGAGTTGGTGGTGCCGAGGTCGATGCCGATGATCTTGCCCATGGTGTGTGCTCCTTGAGGTTGCTTGCGTGGCCTGGGCGCCAGGCCTTCACTGGCTCGCTACATGGGGCGATGCGCTGGAAGATTCAAGCGGTAGGTTTCGCTTCGATGCAGGCGCCGCCTTCGATTGCGCTGCGGACTACTGCGAGACCACGACCATGGCCGGTCGCAGCAGGCGCTCATTCAGCAGGTAGCCCTTCTGGAAGACCTGCAGCACGGTGCCGGATGCATGTTCAGCGCTGGGCTGGGCGCTCACCGCCTGGTGGTGTTCGGGGTTGAAGGCTTCGCCGGCCGGGTTCAGCTGCTTGAGGCCGTTGTTCTCCACCACCTTGAACAGCTCGCGCTGGGTGAGCTTCAGGCCCTCGGCCACCGCTGAGTTGACGCCTGCGGTCTCGATGCCGCGCTCCAGCGCGTCCAGCACCGGCAGCAGGTCGCCCAGCAGGCGCTCGTTGGCGAACTTCCGCGCGTGCTCGACGTCGCGCAGCATGCGCTTGCGCTGGTTCTCCAAGTCGGCGCGCTCGCGCAGCTGCTCCTCGCGCACCATCATCAGGGCCATCTGCAGCTCATCGATGCGGGCCGACAGCAGCTCGACTTCGTTCTGCGGTTCGGCGTGCTCCTGACCCGCGACGGGCTGGGGTTCCTGACTCATGGCGACTCCTTGCGAATAGAGATGAACGGAGGAGGCGAAGCAGGCCGCGTCGCGCCAGAGGCGACGTGAAGAGCGTGCATGCTTTACCCCGAGGCGGAGCGTTTATTGGGCCTGCTGGGCCCGATTCAAGGCCGCGCCCAGCACTTCAGCGGTGGCCTGCACCATCGGAATCACCCGCTCGTAGGCCATGCGGGTGGGGCCGATCACGCCCAGCACGCCCAGCACCTTGCCGTCCGCGCCGTAGGGGGCGGTCACCAGGCTGCAGCCGCCGAATGGGGCCACGCCGGATTCCTCACCGATGAACAGGCGCACGCCCTGGGCGGTGGCGCACC
This region includes:
- a CDS encoding PRC-barrel domain-containing protein gives rise to the protein MNYEQRDPYGIYRTSTTNIGGPAQAHGPGPHLMGAETLIGNDVYNAAGEHLGDVKEIMLDMRSGHVSYAVLSFGGFLGVGEKLFAVPWEALRLDTQEKRFVLDVSKSKLESAPGFDRNHWPDMADTTWQSRIHSYYVKPAGGSKPVN
- a CDS encoding HAD family hydrolase; translated protein: MPTRPDLALFDFDGTLTTCETFPLFVKRVLPKSRLLAGWLRLWPLVLGYRLRWVSGTHLRAAIVRLGFEGAAVDALEQAGAHFAETVLPGLMRREAMTRLAWHRERGDRVVIVSGGLGVYLRPWAAGQGLEVLCSELEALDGRCTGAFAGAQCVGPEKARRVRERIDIARYGEVHAYGDTQEDAQLLALADQPVYRGRPVARSASAR
- a CDS encoding exo-alpha-sialidase → MPERVPQAHLSSTSALAESELRVSQTRLDVPDPRVQNYEVQLKYVPARDGRPEGLYATWMTGRQLEDGFTETRLALAYSSDGGRVFERVPTSFSDVPRAIHFDPTLECDPASDRLVLVKLIADPLVSGGNIRHTLWASRTDAGVRDRMGPGRLLEQPDTGNRSLDKGWLAAGWDTQGRSVIYLTDVRGVRASRDGGETWSAPTRIQHVLNLLQPTVLDDGRLFVSYLGLASGQPARSAQALFVFGDSENFLSRPASLHDFFGSLDDITGDATPGNFRTAPAIVVAQSPVDGRLFAVLHDVTARRPGDPRDQDLDVLMRVSEDGGRTWGPARNLTVGMEAFSDQFMPWIDVDAFGHLHLMYYESGTGPQADQRPSADVHVWYARSEDGGVTWKRTRLSANPIPSAVTRWAPYGQPLQFLGDYNSLEVGRDAVFAAHPVYEGGTIGMTVSRVELAGASSVQPSNPVALGGLWYEPATSGQGFQFGWIEGGVFTVMFFGHRDSGENLFLTGAHSGHPSFGQTLNIPLQRVTGGRFNALDPAAIQRSDWGVLQLRFNGCDSATATLSGVDGETRLQLQRLGRPPGIACP
- the dnaJ gene encoding molecular chaperone DnaJ: MSKRDYYQVLGVERSASDEDLKKAYRRLAMKFHPDRNPDDAEAEAKFKEAKEAYEVLADAQKRRLYDQHGHAAFEGGVGGGRGGPGGVDMGDIFGDIFGDIFGGGRSRGPRRGADLRYVIDLDLEEAVGGVEKEIEIPTVVACRVCDGSGSADGVVETCRTCGGHGRVRMQQGIFSIQQTCPHCAGSGKTIKNPCKTCHGAGRIESEKTLAVKIPAGVDTGDRIRLAGEGEAGPAGAAAGDLYVEVRVREHEIFQRDGDDLYCEVPIRFSQAALGADLAVPTLDGEAVVKIPAETQTGKVFRLRGKGVKSVRSHSKGDLLCKVVVETPVKLTKRQKELLEEFESTFEGADAHAHSPRASSWLDGVKSFFERMTG
- the dnaK gene encoding molecular chaperone DnaK, whose protein sequence is MGKIIGIDLGTTNSCVAVMEGGQAKVIENSEGDRTTPSIVAFTKDGETLVGASAKRQGVTNPKNTFYAVKRLIGRKFTDAEVKKDIDLVPYGIVGHENGDAWVATADGRKMAPPQISAEVLAKMKKTAEDYLGEKVTEAVITVPAYFNDSQRQATKDAGKIAGLDVKRIINEPTAAALAYGLDKKGGDRKIVVYDLGGGTFDVSVIEIAEVDGEKQFEVLATNGDTFLGGEDFDMRVIDYLVEEFQKDQGIDLRKDPLALQRLKDAAERAKIELSSSQQTEVNLPYITADASGPKHLSIKLTRAKLEALVDDLVKRTIEPCKIAMKDAGLRMSDISEVILVGGQTRMPKVQAAVTEFFGKEPRKDVNPDEAVAIGAAVQGGVLSGAVKDVLLLDVTPLSLGIETLGGVFTKLIEKNTTVPTKASQVFSTAEDNQTAVTVHVLQGEREQARYNKSLAKFDLTGIESAPRGMPQVEVSFDIDANGILHVSAKDKKTGKEQRVEIKAGSGLSEDEIARMVADAEANREEDKKFHELVGARNQADALIHTTRAAIKDHGDKVGGEAIGRIEAALSDLEKAMKGDDKGQIEAKTKALEEAAQPLAAAAAGQAGPGPQAQTGGSARNDDVVDAEFTEVKDDKK
- the grpE gene encoding nucleotide exchange factor GrpE, which codes for MSQEPQPVAGQEHAEPQNEVELLSARIDELQMALMMVREEQLRERADLENQRKRMLRDVEHARKFANERLLGDLLPVLDALERGIETAGVNSAVAEGLKLTQRELFKVVENNGLKQLNPAGEAFNPEHHQAVSAQPSAEHASGTVLQVFQKGYLLNERLLRPAMVVVSQ